The following proteins come from a genomic window of Deltaproteobacteria bacterium:
- a CDS encoding AAA family ATPase, with protein MATPRELLARLAGYVPFHALVSVLEQPEREFPPLERRDGAMLRLELSGLSALAEGLGTRGRAGAEELARISSALLGGLLESALFPADGYLLRFGGESLTAFFEGPTAAARAAWCACAMLDGMKAYGAVQTAAGVRPLKARIGIASGPFSLVYLGVGHDRVACVPGGAVVKRALEGAAGAPWGHAVADEATFSRVPGATKGSLSQGGIVLADAPAIEKVPLRKLEAQIAAAPKAALERLLPLVPEALAPDLDGQRGELQPEIRRAAVVLARMGAADWDGARANADARAFGEVFRNAVVAIRRAGGRVGPVDVGLDGFRLHASFASPGARTDAERAAACAIELKGLGLACALESGPVFVGEVGSGLKRELAVAGEAFDVASRLLPLARLGDAVVGPSARTQLWGFGIEALPQVVLEEKGSPAAPGLLLAAPETQPLRARPRTSEAVNLAGPLGREHELALLHERGQRVRQGGAAMVRLSGAGGTGKSVLLDAAVADWSSAGGSAVTARLTYADSERPWALAGRLMRQLLRLPSDTDPGKAPDAVSRLDRRLSPVAPYAAVLLGARGPATPEAVAELLRGILAHRAGDAPLLVGIDNAHYADASSAAVWENVAKELAEKPIYWLVAHVQDNLPEFAGLPVEKLHLGDLDLSLAATLLSQLEPTLTPEQLARAAAVGKGNPFRMQAAARFLKLKGKVADDADLRSAWTLGLDEDPRTMAELVAVFGGARAGVEVLHEALREFDRHANVRDAIANVEKSELLERRLGKLRFRSRAVQEAIYAMLDPQRRLALHGAVGRGLKMCEPESAPALFAFHFARSDSAFEALRTCMRAGEDALMAGAAPEAAEFFGKAAKAAEQSRAPELADALARQARALVRQGRYAEVRALADRAAEAARKVGRTRALAEALSAQAQAALAQDDLERAKAAATEAADVVVWAKDAELSAELFGMAATVDAIAGDVRGSVRYARQALRSAKRQGSPTLLARARAALGAAAQAGGHLRGAAREQGEAQRLFSVGGDPTHAVRAGAQRAVALVGAGRSDEALQAAQEILDQPEVPATVRGVALLAEGLAHLELKRAREAESSLAEARKLVPRRLQGLCELYELLARALRGVNGALEALQGIADSDGNEPAKQAHVRYALARAAVERGDGASAVDALSRAELQARQSARELLPALARLKQRLGGKAPAQA; from the coding sequence GCCGAGGGCCTGGGCACGCGCGGTCGCGCCGGCGCCGAGGAGCTGGCCCGCATCTCCAGCGCGCTCCTGGGCGGCCTGCTGGAGAGCGCGCTCTTTCCGGCCGACGGCTACCTGCTGCGCTTCGGCGGCGAGAGCCTGACCGCGTTCTTCGAAGGGCCCACCGCCGCCGCCCGCGCCGCCTGGTGCGCCTGCGCCATGCTCGACGGCATGAAGGCCTACGGCGCGGTGCAGACCGCCGCCGGCGTCCGGCCGTTGAAGGCGCGCATCGGCATCGCCAGCGGGCCGTTCAGCCTGGTCTACCTGGGCGTCGGTCACGATCGCGTGGCCTGCGTGCCCGGCGGCGCGGTGGTGAAGCGCGCGCTCGAGGGCGCCGCAGGTGCGCCCTGGGGCCACGCCGTCGCCGACGAGGCCACGTTCAGCCGCGTCCCCGGCGCCACCAAGGGCAGCCTCTCGCAGGGCGGCATCGTGCTCGCCGACGCGCCGGCCATCGAGAAGGTCCCGCTGCGCAAGCTCGAGGCCCAGATCGCCGCTGCGCCCAAGGCCGCCCTGGAGCGCCTCTTGCCGCTGGTGCCCGAGGCGCTCGCGCCGGACCTCGACGGCCAGCGCGGCGAGCTGCAGCCCGAGATCCGCCGTGCGGCCGTGGTGCTCGCGCGCATGGGCGCCGCGGACTGGGACGGCGCCCGCGCCAACGCCGACGCCCGCGCGTTCGGCGAGGTCTTCCGCAACGCGGTGGTCGCCATTCGCCGAGCGGGCGGTCGGGTCGGTCCGGTCGACGTCGGGCTGGACGGCTTCCGGCTCCACGCCAGCTTCGCCTCACCGGGCGCGCGCACCGACGCCGAGCGCGCCGCCGCGTGCGCCATCGAGCTCAAGGGCCTGGGACTGGCGTGCGCGCTGGAGTCCGGTCCGGTCTTCGTGGGCGAGGTGGGCTCCGGGTTGAAGCGGGAGCTGGCCGTGGCCGGCGAGGCCTTCGACGTCGCCAGTCGCCTGCTGCCGCTGGCGCGCCTGGGCGACGCCGTGGTCGGTCCGTCTGCGCGCACCCAGCTCTGGGGCTTCGGCATCGAGGCGTTGCCGCAGGTGGTGCTGGAGGAGAAGGGCTCGCCCGCGGCGCCGGGACTGCTGCTCGCCGCGCCGGAGACCCAGCCCCTTCGCGCGCGTCCGCGCACCAGCGAGGCCGTGAACCTGGCCGGGCCGCTGGGCCGCGAGCACGAGCTGGCCCTGCTCCACGAGCGCGGACAGCGCGTGCGGCAGGGCGGCGCGGCGATGGTTCGGTTGTCCGGCGCGGGCGGCACGGGCAAGAGCGTGCTCCTCGACGCCGCCGTGGCCGATTGGTCGAGCGCGGGCGGCTCGGCGGTGACCGCGCGGCTCACGTACGCGGACTCCGAGCGGCCCTGGGCCCTCGCGGGACGCTTGATGCGCCAGCTGCTGCGGCTGCCGTCGGACACCGATCCGGGCAAGGCCCCGGACGCCGTCTCCCGGCTCGATCGACGGCTCTCGCCGGTGGCGCCCTACGCCGCCGTGCTGCTCGGCGCGCGCGGCCCGGCGACGCCCGAGGCCGTGGCCGAGCTGCTCCGTGGCATCCTCGCGCACCGCGCCGGCGACGCGCCCCTCCTGGTGGGCATCGACAACGCCCACTACGCCGACGCGAGCAGCGCCGCGGTCTGGGAGAACGTGGCCAAGGAATTGGCCGAGAAGCCAATCTATTGGTTGGTCGCGCACGTGCAGGACAACCTGCCCGAGTTCGCCGGGCTGCCCGTGGAGAAGCTGCACCTCGGCGATCTGGACCTGTCGCTCGCGGCCACGTTGCTCTCCCAGCTCGAGCCCACGCTCACGCCGGAGCAGCTCGCGCGCGCGGCCGCGGTGGGCAAGGGCAACCCCTTCCGGATGCAGGCGGCGGCGCGGTTCCTCAAGCTCAAGGGCAAGGTCGCCGACGACGCGGACCTGCGCAGCGCCTGGACCCTGGGGCTCGACGAGGACCCGCGGACCATGGCCGAGCTGGTGGCCGTCTTCGGCGGCGCGCGCGCGGGCGTGGAGGTGCTGCACGAGGCGCTGCGCGAGTTCGATCGCCACGCCAACGTTCGCGACGCCATCGCCAACGTGGAGAAGAGCGAGCTGCTCGAGCGCCGGCTGGGCAAGCTGCGCTTCCGCTCGCGCGCGGTGCAAGAGGCCATCTACGCCATGCTCGATCCGCAGCGGCGGCTGGCGCTGCACGGCGCGGTCGGCCGCGGGCTGAAGATGTGCGAGCCGGAGAGCGCGCCGGCGCTCTTCGCCTTCCACTTCGCCCGGAGCGACTCGGCGTTCGAGGCCCTGCGCACCTGCATGCGCGCGGGCGAGGACGCGTTGATGGCGGGCGCAGCCCCGGAAGCGGCGGAGTTCTTCGGCAAGGCGGCCAAGGCGGCGGAGCAGAGCCGCGCGCCCGAGCTCGCCGACGCGCTGGCGCGACAGGCGCGGGCCCTGGTTCGCCAGGGACGCTACGCGGAAGTGCGCGCGCTCGCCGATCGCGCGGCCGAAGCGGCCCGAAAGGTCGGTCGCACCCGCGCGCTGGCCGAGGCCCTGAGTGCCCAGGCCCAGGCTGCGCTCGCTCAGGACGATCTCGAGCGCGCCAAGGCTGCGGCGACGGAAGCGGCGGATGTCGTGGTGTGGGCCAAGGACGCGGAGCTCTCGGCGGAGCTCTTCGGCATGGCCGCGACGGTCGACGCCATCGCCGGCGACGTGCGCGGCAGCGTGCGCTACGCGCGGCAGGCGCTGCGCTCGGCGAAGCGTCAGGGCTCTCCGACGCTCCTGGCTCGGGCGCGTGCGGCGCTCGGCGCGGCAGCTCAAGCGGGTGGACACCTGCGCGGCGCGGCGCGGGAGCAGGGCGAGGCGCAGCGGCTGTTCTCCGTCGGCGGCGATCCCACCCACGCGGTGCGCGCGGGCGCCCAGCGGGCGGTGGCGCTGGTGGGCGCGGGCCGGAGCGACGAGGCGCTGCAGGCCGCGCAGGAGATCCTCGATCAGCCGGAGGTGCCGGCGACGGTGCGGGGCGTGGCCCTGCTGGCCGAAGGCCTGGCACATCTGGAGTTGAAGCGCGCGCGCGAAGCGGAGTCGTCGCTGGCGGAGGCGCGCAAGCTGGTGCCGCGGCGGCTGCAGGGCCTGTGCGAGCTCTATGAGCTCCTGGCGCGAGCGCTGCGCGGGGTGAACGGGGCGCTCGAGGCCTTGCAGGGCATCGCCGATTCCGACGGCAACGAGCCCGCCAAGCAGGCGCACGTGCGGTACGCGCTGGCGCGGGCCGCGGTGGAGCGGGGCGATGGCGCTTCGGCGGTGGATGCGCTCTCACGCGCGGAGCTGCAGGCCCGCCAGAGCGCGCGGGAGCTCTTGCCGGCGCTGGCGCGGCTCAAGCAGCGGCTGGGTGGGAAGGCGCCGGCGCAGGCGTAG